In the genome of Astatotilapia calliptera chromosome 18, fAstCal1.2, whole genome shotgun sequence, the window ttgggtaacaatgaacagtctgagctggaacaatggagtcggtgcagaaagttatgtagtctgtgatacactcagtaagcccattgatgtcctcggcgtgaggctcacagagtgtttcccagtcggtcacctcaaAAAAGCCCTGTAGTTctgctattgcctcctctgaccacctcctaacagtcctggtggtcacaggttccctcctcacaattggcacatagcggggggtgaggtgaatcaggttatgatctgacctaccaagtggggggatggaggaggagctgtatgcatccttgacgttagcatacagtaagtataaaattttctctcccctggtgggacagtccacatattgtttgaatgttgttagtgtattgtccagtgatacatggttgaagtcacccgagatcacagtTCTCCCAAATCAGACGAAGAAGTGGTTAAGTTCCTCTGCCAATGAGATGTCCATGTTATCTGTATTTGTCCTGTTACCTGCGGAGTTGGTGATGTGTTTCTGGCCCTCCCATACCTTTTTAGGGTTGTTATCTGAGATTTGTGTGCACAGTTGCAGACTTGCCTTTTACAATGCCTGAACCTTACTTGTCATCCAGGGTTTACAGTTGGGGTAGCCCCGGACCCACATGTTGAACAAATTTAGGTAGCACAGTCACAGTTCTTAAGCATGCTTTGTTGAAATCCCCTACGATTATGTGTACTCCTTCTGGATATGTCCGTTGCTGTTCAGAGATCAAGTCATGCAGGTAGGCAAAGGCTGAACTAACATTTGCATCTGGTGGTATATAGACTGGTGTTATTAGCACTGTGGGCAGTTCTCTGGGGAAATAGAAAGGTCTGCACACGACAGACATTGCCTCTATGTCCGGGTAACAGACTATGATGATGATCTTAGTGTTTGTGCACCAGTTGTTATGTGTGTAAATGCTTTTGCACAAACTCCGCTTTTCCCCACTGTAGCCATTCAGTCGCTGAGGTGCATTGTGCAGCCTGCTAGTTGCATGTCTCTGTGACGACCAAGACACAACAGTTGTGGACGAGTGGCTGTGCAGCGAGAAGAAGGTTCAGTTCGTCTATTTTGTTGACGACCGACCATGGTTGGTCAAGAAGATGCTGAGAAGCAGTGGTGTAATAGGCTGCTTCTTTAGCCTGGCTAGCTAATGTAAAAGTAAAGTATACTTAGCTACAGAAGAACATTTAAGTTGCCAGAATTCCTGGTGTTAGTAAAGACAAAAGCAGTTATTCAGTACAAATgtactgacttttttttaaattaggtcAAAGAGAGGGTGagcaatttttaaaatgtaaaagtaaaacatCATAGGTTAAATGTAATGTACAGACTTACGTTTTTTTGTGAGAATGAATGTAAATTATGGGCTGGATTCAAATTGTCAGTGGGCTCTGAGTTAGAAACATACACTTATGGGATGTTGTGGAAGCCTTTAACTAATTTAACTGATAATGCTTTCACTATAAAACAAAGATGACTTTTTAGACAGGCAGTtgttaattgtatttttgtttatttttatctatttataCCCAAAATAAATGGTAACATATTTTACAGGAATGACACTGTGGGACTGTAATGACCTGGAAAAAGATAGACGAGAACAAGAACAACCTAACACTGAATCTGAAATAGTGGCATCTGAATCAATTGAGGACAAATCTTCAGCATTAAATGTTGAGGCATCCCTGAAGGCAAGTTTCTTGGGAGGACTGGTTGAGGTTGGAGGATCAGCCAAATATCTCAATGATCACAAAACATCCAAATACCAGGCCAGAGTGACACTGAACTACAAAACTACAACAAAGTTCCAGGAACTGTCAATGAATCATCTTGGAAGAGGCAACGTAAAACATCCCTATGTTTTTGAGCAAGGAATAGCAACACATGTAGTCACAGGTATCCTTTATGGGGCTCaagctttctttgtgtttgaccGTGAGGTTTCTAAAGAGGAAACTCATCAAGACATCCAGGGCAGCTTGAAGGTGATGATCAAGAAGATCCCCTTGCTTTCCATAGAGGGTGAAGGTTCCCTGAAAATGGAAGATAAGGACAAAAAAAGTGTTGAGAAATTCTCCTGCAGATTCTATGGAGACTTTTGCCTTaagaaacctccaacaacaTTTCAGGAAGCTGTAGAAGTCTACAAAAGCCTTCCAACACTACTAGGAACCAATGGCGAAAAGGCCGTACCAATGAAGGTCTGGCTGTTACCTTTGACCAGTTTAGATTCTTGTGCTGCTAAACTCGTCCGTCAGATAAGTATAAGATTAGTTCAGGAATCACAGAGCGTCCTGGAGGACTTCAGTGAACTGGAAACGAGGTGTAACGATGCACTGAGAACTTCCACTGTCCAACAGTTCCCACAGATTAGCAAAAAACTGAcaagttttaaagaaatgtgttcAGAGTTCAAGCTGGGATTTCAGCGACTGTTAGCAAAGAGACTACCATCaatcagaggaggaggagaagaggaggctGAACTCGCTGAGATCCTGAAGAAGAGACATTCTTCACCTTTCAACAGCAAAAACCTGACTGAGTGGATGGACTGTAAAGAGAGAGAAATCAGTATGTTAAAGTCTTTCACCAACATGATGAAAAACACCAAGACTGTCCCATCTCAGAATAATCTACATGAGGAACTTCTCAGTGCAGAGCATggcctgtgttttgttttcacctCACTGGGGAAGGATGAACCGTACCTCTCAGCTTTATCAGACTACCTGAAAGAAACAACCAAAACAGACGTTCACGTTTATCATACTTACAATGTAGAGAAGGAACAATGGTACCTTTCAAAAGGAGTAGCAGATGATATGAGGAAGGAAGCAAAACTCTTCAGTGATTTTGCAGAGGCCAACAAGGAAAACAAGAACATTAAGTTCCTGACAGTGGGGTTAACTAATGAGACACAGGAAGGTTCCAGCATCTACCTTTATGAAGGTGGATTTGCtgtcagtgagaactttgagcCTCCTTCAAAGCCTGAAACTGTGACAGCAGCTGACATAAACCACAACAGTGTGACACTGAAGATTTCTCCACCCAGATTTGGAGCGGAGAACATCACCTCCTACTCTGTTGAGTACTGTGTCAGTGGAGAGGATGGATGGCAGCAGAAGACAGAAGCAAAGGCTGAAGAAGTCACAGTGAGAGATCTGAAGCCAAACACAGAGTATGTGTTCAGATGCAGAGCAGTGACCTCAGCAGGTGTCGGACCAGCTAATGTAATCAGTGATGCCATTAAAACTTTACCCTGCAGCCCTCCTGGAAAACCTCAAGCTCAGCCATATTCAAGTGAGATATCAGTTAGCTGGGAGAAGCCTGTTGAGCTTGGAGAGGATGTGCAGATATTGAGTTACATAGTGGAATATGCAAAAACAGATAGCAGCTCAACAATAAATGACCTCGAGTGGACTCAAACAATTTCAGGAGGTGAGAAGGCCATCATTTCAGGGCTTCAGTCAGAGACACAATATGCAGTCAGGGTCAGATGTGACTGTGGTGTAGATGGAAGAAGCAAGGAAAGCATCATTGTTAATGTCTGCACAACAAAGCGTGAATTTGCACGTCTTGCTGAGTACCTAAAACATAtcagcaagaaaacaaactcaaagCTGCCCTCAGTTTACAAACTGCCCCTGGAAGAAGAAGATATGGACATTGATGGATGTCGGAGGTATATCTTTGGCAAAGAAAGCATGAGGCAGAATCGCACAATAATGCTTCTTGGAGCAACAGGATCAGGAAAGTCTACTCTCATCAATGGAATGATCAACTACATTGTTGGTGTAGAGTGGAACGACGGTTTCAGATTTAAGTTAGTTGATGAGGATCCAACCAGTTCACAAGCTCACAGTCAGACATCTGAAGTCACTGTGTATGAAATCCACCACCAGGAAGGCTTTAAAATCCCGTTCTCCATGACCATTGTGGACACTCCAGGTTTTGGAGATACAAGAGGAGTAGCAAGAGACAAGGAGATCACAGAGCAAATCCGCAGGCTTTTCACCTCTCCTAATGGAGTCAGTGAGATTGATGCAGTGTGTTTTGTTACTCAGGCCTCTCTTGCACGACTAACAGCAACACAGAGATATGTGTTTGACTCGGTGCTCTCCATTTTTGGCAAAGATGTGGCAGAGAACATTGAAATGCTGGTGACTTTTGCTGATGGCAAAGAACCACCAGTTCTTGAGGCAATAACCGTTTCTGCAGTCCCGTGTCCAAAAAATGAGTTAGGGCTTCCGGTTCACTTCAAGTTCAATAACTCAGCATTATTTGCAGACAACAGATGCAACAGAGACTGTGAAGAGGATTTTGATGAAGATGATGCCAGCTTTGATGAAATGTTTTGGAAGATGGGAGCCAAAAGTATGGAGAAATTCTTCACGGCTTTGGGTAAAATGGAAACCAAAAGCTTGCTAATGACCAAAGAAGTCTTAAAGGAGCGCAAACAGCTTGAAACAGCCATCGAAGGTTTGCAGCCACAAGTTAGAACTGGATTAGCAAAGCTTGAAGAAATTAAGACAACCAAAGAAAAGATCAAAGAGTATGAAGCAGTCATAACTTCAAATGAAAACTTTGAGATTGAGGTGGATGTTATTAAACCAGTCAAAAAACCAATCACAGAGAAAGGAGCATTCATCACCAACTGCCAGAAATGTTCAATAACATGTCACTACCCATGTGCAATAGCACAAGATAGTGAGAAACGTGGCTGTGCATCAATGGATATGAATGGgatgtgcgctgtctgtcctggaAAATGCATTTGGAGTGTGCATTTCAATCAGAAATACAGCTGGGAGTATGTTCAAGTGAAAGAGAAGCAGACAGTGCAAGAGCTGAAAAGCAAGTATGAAACAGCTAATAAAGAAAAGATGACTGTTCAGGAACTGATTGAGAGGCAGGAAGAGGAGATTGTTCACCTTCAGGACACGATGGTGTCCCTCATGGATCAGTCAGCTCAGTGTATAACTCGACTGCAAGAGATCAGCCTGAGGCCAAACCCTCTGACCACCCCAGAGTACATTGACATGATGATTGAGGGAGAGAGATCAGAGGCCAAAGAGGGTTACCAGGCTCGAATCAAATCTTTGGAGGCAATGAAGGAGAGGGCAAATCTTATCTCCAAGGTAACCCGACGAGACAAACTTGCAAAAACGGAGGAGGAATTATCCGAggaaagaaaggagaagaaggaaaagaaaggcaTCTTTAAGAAAGTTCTAAATTTCTTTGGATATTCAGGTTAATATTACGAAGGTCTACAGATATGTTGGAGGTGTTATGAGGATTAAACAATTTAAAGCAGCTTTATAAAACGTGCTAagcatgtaaaataaaaagaggCCAAGCTAGAGTTGATGCTAAAACTATAGTCTACAATGC includes:
- the LOC113010191 gene encoding uncharacterized protein LOC113010191 produces the protein MEIAALGRPFSLGMLYDCRQDAIVPGMTLWDCNDLEKDRREQEQPNTESEIVASESIEDKSSALNVEASLKASFLGGLVEVGGSAKYLNDHKTSKYQARVTLNYKTTTKFQELSMNHLGRGNVKHPYVFEQGIATHVVTGILYGAQAFFVFDREVSKEETHQDIQGSLKVMIKKIPLLSIEGEGSLKMEDKDKKSVEKFSCRFYGDFCLKKPPTTFQEAVEVYKSLPTLLGTNGEKAVPMKVWLLPLTSLDSCAAKLVRQISIRLVQESQSVLEDFSELETRCNDALRTSTVQQFPQISKKLTSFKEMCSEFKLGFQRLLAKRLPSIRGGGEEEAELAEILKKRHSSPFNSKNLTEWMDCKEREISMLKSFTNMMKNTKTVPSQNNLHEELLSAEHGLCFVFTSLGKDEPYLSALSDYLKETTKTDVHVYHTYNVEKEQWYLSKGVADDMRKEAKLFSDFAEANKENKNIKFLTVGLTNETQEGSSIYLYEGGFAVSENFEPPSKPETVTAADINHNSVTLKISPPRFGAENITSYSVEYCVSGEDGWQQKTEAKAEEVTVRDLKPNTEYVFRCRAVTSAGVGPANVISDAIKTLPCSPPGKPQAQPYSSEISVSWEKPVELGEDVQILSYIVEYAKTDSSSTINDLEWTQTISGGEKAIISGLQSETQYAVRVRCDCGVDGRSKESIIVNVCTTKREFARLAEYLKHISKKTNSKLPSVYKLPLEEEDMDIDGCRRYIFGKESMRQNRTIMLLGATGSGKSTLINGMINYIVGVEWNDGFRFKLVDEDPTSSQAHSQTSEVTVYEIHHQEGFKIPFSMTIVDTPGFGDTRGVARDKEITEQIRRLFTSPNGVSEIDAVCFVTQASLARLTATQRYVFDSVLSIFGKDVAENIEMLVTFADGKEPPVLEAITVSAVPCPKNELGLPVHFKFNNSALFADNRCNRDCEEDFDEDDASFDEMFWKMGAKSMEKFFTALGKMETKSLLMTKEVLKERKQLETAIEGLQPQVRTGLAKLEEIKTTKEKIKEYEAVITSNENFEIEVDVIKPVKKPITEKGAFITNCQKCSITCHYPCAIAQDSEKRGCASMDMNGMCAVCPGKCIWSVHFNQKYSWEYVQVKEKQTVQELKSKYETANKEKMTVQELIERQEEEIVHLQDTMVSLMDQSAQCITRLQEISLRPNPLTTPEYIDMMIEGERSEAKEGYQARIKSLEAMKERANLISKVTRRDKLAKTEEELSEERKEKKEKKGIFKKVLNFFGYSG